From Salvia splendens isolate huo1 chromosome 16, SspV2, whole genome shotgun sequence, a single genomic window includes:
- the LOC121770356 gene encoding protein FAR-RED IMPAIRED RESPONSE 1-like has translation MIRTTSISESENSFYKRFLKPRANIAEFYMNFNHAVEFQRNSRTALDYHDATALPILATTLPFEKHASTLYTDTMFRKIQEEIVEGNDRCRVLGFSSTEFVDTYKLGDSNRKSYLVTHDRSAESYYCECKLFGRHGYLCSHIFFIFKNNELKKLPEKYCQSRWMKTPLAKAVHGEIHDDIPTRSVVDDRQAVSKQGISMFYGFLRRFEEDIDLLRAFVGGVEEHGKSLQAGNPTTSAIEKRRMIEEFYGMVRPEVVEVHPPNVVKTKRHASSSKSRLISKREKALNDASRPQRRCKACDEMGHHDSRNCPRLKEMEIEKELGKGKSTM, from the coding sequence ATGATTAGGACAACATCCATCTCCGAATCGGAGAACAGTTTCTACAAAAGATTTCTGAAGCCCCGTGCGAACATAGCCGAGTTCTACATGAATTTCAACCATGCTGTTGAGTTTCAGCGTAACAGTAGGACGGCGTTAGACTACCACGATGCCACTGCTTTGCCCATTTTGGCAACTACATTGCCGTTTGAGAAACATGCTTCGACGCTTTACACGGATACGATGTTCAGGAAAATACAGGAAGAAATCGTTGAGGGTAATGATAGATGTCGCGTGCTAGGATTTTCTTCGACTGAATTTGTTGACACCTACAAGCTTGGGGATAGCAATCGCAAATCGTATTTGGTGACTCATGATAGGAGTGCTGAGTCATATTATTGCGAATGCAAACTATTTGGTAGGCATGGATATTTGTGCAgccatatttttttcattttcaagaaCAATGAGTTGAAGAAATTACCTGAAAAATACTGCCAAAGTAGATGGATGAAGACTCCGCTAGCCAAGGCGGTCCATGGGGAAATCCATGATGACATTCCTACCAGATCTGTTGTTGACGATAGGCAAGCAGTGTCAAAGCAAGGCATTTCTATGTTCTATGGTTTCCTCCGGCGGTTTGAGGAAGACATTGATTTGCTACGAGCATTTGTAGGCGGCGTTGAAGAACATGGTAAATCTCTGCAAGCTGGGAATCCAACAACGTCAGCAATTGAAAAAAGGCGAATGATTGAAGAGTTCTATGGCATGGTGCGGCCTGAAGTTGTGGAGGTTCATCCTCCAAATGTGGTCAAGACCAAGAGGCATGCTAGCAGCTCAAAGAGCCGACTGATTTCGAAAAGGGAAAAGGCTCTAAATGATGCTAGTCGGCCTCAAAGACGGTGTAAGGCTTGCGATGAGATGGGCCACCATGACTCCAGAAATTGTCCTAGACTTAAAGAAATGGAGATAGAGAAAGAGTTGGGGAAGGGCAAGAGTACGATGTGA
- the LOC121770354 gene encoding protein FAR1-RELATED SEQUENCE 5-like, which translates to MEEVRVVPACSDQLKPVVGQRFQSLEFAIAFYDVYARAVGFDTRKQGVRKVDEVTTWYYVVCNREGHKKSIDDDQLNARSGFSMKRRCLSKRCGCKASISFKYFSDNGHPGYMVHDFNEVHNHDMVESEHQQFMTVNRHLDNVHQKFILDCSKANIGPTLTFKVLKETLGGFDLVGWTVGDIRNASRDIKAYAHGFDVQMVLDDMAKKKEMSESYTYHYEVNENNQLVPLFWCDGLMKMNGNMFGDIVAFDTTYNTNRYCMIFCPFTGKDNHGSPATFAAGLLCNEKTGAFGWLFRRFVECMGIAPKMIVTDQDNGMRSGIEEVLVGTRHRWCMWHIMHKLSTKIPNRHFWIPAYFRDFPLGSMIRTTSISESENSFYKRFLKPRANIAEFYMNFNHAVEFQRNSRTALDYHDATALPILATTLPFEKHASTLYTDTMFRKIQEEIVEGNDRCRVLGFSSTEFVDTYKLGDSHRKSYLVTYDRSAESYYCECKLFGRHGYLCRHIFFIFRNNELKKIPEKYCQSRWMKTPLAKAVHGEIHDDIPTRSVVDDRQAVSKQGISMFYGFLRRFEEDIDLLRAFVGGVEEHGKSLQAGNPTTSAIEKRRMIEEFYGMVRPEVVEVHPPDVVKTKGHASSSKSRLISKREKALKDASRPQRRCKACDEMGHHDSRNCPRLKEMEMEKELGKGKSTI; encoded by the exons atggaagaag TTAGGGTTGTGCCTGCCTGTTCTGATCAATTAAAGCCTGTTGTTggtcagaggttccaatcaTTAGAGTTTGCAATCGCGTTTTATGATGTGTATGCTAGGGCCGTTGGGTTTGACACGCGCAAACAAGGTGTAAGGAAGGTGGACGAAGTTACAACGTGGTATTACGTCGTATGTAATAGGGAGGGCCATAAGAAGTCCATCGACGATGACCAGTTGAATGCACGTTCCGGTTTCTCAATGAAGCGCCGATGCTTATCGAAGAGATGTGGCTGTAAAGCTAGTATTTCCTTCAAGTATTTCTCTGATAATGGACATCCAGGTTATATGGTACATGATTTCAACGAGGTTCATAACCATGATATGGTTGAGTCAGAGCATCAGCAATTTATGACTGTGAACCGTCATTTGGATAACGTTCACCAGAAATTCATACTTGATTGTTCAAAAGCGAATATTGGACCCACATTGACATTTAAGGTATTGAAAGAAACTCTCGGTGGCTTTGACCTCGTTGGTTGGACGGTTGGTGACATCAGGAATGCGTCACGCGACATTAAAGCATATGCGCATGGGTTCGATGTGCAAATGGTATTGGACGACATGGCGAAAAAGAAGGAGATGTCTGAGTCGTACACATATCATTATGAGGTTAATGAAAACAACCAGTTGGTTCCTTTGTTTTGGTGTGACGGCTTAATGAAAATGAATGGTAATATGTTCGGTGACATTGTAGCCTTTGACACCACCTATAACACAAACAG GTATTGCATGATATTCTGTCCTTTCACGGGAAAGGACAATCATGGAAGCCCTGCAACCTTTGCGGCTGGCTTGTTATGCAATGAGAAAACAGGGGCGTTCGGATGGTTGTTTAGACGTTTTGTTGAATGCATGGGCATAGCACCGAAGATGATCGTGACAGATCAAGACAATGGAATGAGATCAGGCATCGAAGAGGTTCTGGTTGGCACGCGCCACCGATGGTGTATGTGGCACATAATGCACAAGTTGTCCACCAAGATCCCAAATAG GCATTTCTGGATACCGGCGTATTTTAGAGATTTTCCACTGGGTTCGATGATTAGGACAACATCCATCTCCGAATCGGAGAACAGTTTCTACAAAAGATTTCTGAAGCCCCGTGCGAACATAGCCGAGTTCTACATGAATTTCAACCATGCTGTTGAGTTTCAGCGTAACAGTAGGACGGCGTTAGACTACCACGATGCCACTGCTTTGCCCATTTTGGCAACTACATTGCCGTTTGAGAAACATGCTTCGACGCTTTACACGGATACGATGTTCAGGAAAATACAGGAAGAAATCGTTGAGGGTAATGATAGATGTCGCGTGCTAGGATTTTCTTCGACTGAATTTGTTGACACCTACAAGCTTGGGGATAGCCATCGCAAATCGTATTTGGTGACTTATGATAGGAGTGCTGAGTCATATTATTGCGAATGCAAACTATTTGGTAGGCATGGATATTTGTGCAgacatatttttttcattttcaggaACAATGAGTTGAAGAAAATACCAGAAAAATACTGCCAAAGTAGATGGATGAAGACTCCGCTAGCCAAGGCGGTCCATGGGGAAATCCATGATGACATTCCTACCAGATCTGTTGTTGACGATAGGCAAGCAGTGTCAAAGCAAGGCATTTCTATGTTCTACGGTTTCCTCCGGCGGTTTGAGGAAGACATTGATTTGCTACGGGCATTTGTAGGCGGCGTTGAAGAACATGGTAAATCTCTGCAAGCTGGGAATCCGACAACGTCAGCAATTGAAAAAAGGCGAATGATTGAAGAGTTCTATGGCATGGTGCGGCCTGAAGTTGTGGAGGTTCATCCTCCAGATGTGGTCAAGACCAAGGGGCATGCTAGCAGCTCAAAGAGCCGACTGATTTCGAAAAGGGAAAAGGCTCTAAAGGATGCTAGTCGGCCTCAAAGACGGTGTAAGGCTTGCGATGAGATGGGCCACCATGACTCCAGAAATTGTCCTAGACTTAAAGAAATGGAGATGGAGAAAGAGTTGGGGAAGGGCAAGAGTACGATATGA